DNA from Aggregatimonas sangjinii:
TGACCGGATAGTGAACAATAGCCGACCAGAAGATACGCAGCGCGACCAAACCTTTCTGTTTTACGATTTTACGGGAAAACTGCTATATGATATCAATGACAAGCAAAAACTGCGTTTTAGTGTAATCAACATCAATAACCAACTCGATTATTCAGAAGAGGATATGGATTCGGGGGAAAGGAGTAAAAGTGACCTCAACCAGTTCAATTTTTCCGTGGGGCTGCGCTTGCAGAGCAAGTGGTCGGATAGGTTTACCTCTTCCTTGAATGCATATTACACCAATTACAATTTAGATTCCCGTAGCATCTCTTCCGACGCCAGGCAGCAACTGCTCCAAAACAACGAGGTAGATGAAAAATCGGTGAAACTTAATACATCTTTCAGTTTGGTAACGCAGCTCGATTGGCGTAATGGCATACAGGTTAGCGAGACCAAAGTCACCAATGCCACAAATGTTACCTTGCCCCCATTTGCCAGTGTGCAAGAGGGAACGGTAATTGCCCAATCGTTCTTTTCGGAACTTGCCTACACTTCGGACGATAATCGATTAATAGCCAAAGCAGGCGTACGGTTGAACAACTATAGAAATCCGGATAACTTTACCAAATTCATTACCGAACCTAGACTGAACCTCAATTATACCTTTGCAAAAAATTGGAAGGCAATCGTTCTTGGAGAGTTCAAAAGCCAGGCAACGAACCAGGTTATCGACTTAGAACAAAACTTTTTGGGTATCGAAAAAAGACGTTGGGTCATCTCGGATGGTACAAGTCTTCCGGTCACGAGGAGCAAACAAGGTTCTTTAGGCATCAATTACGACCGTAAAACCCTATACATTGGTTTGGAAGGTTTCTATAAAGAAGTGAAAGATATTAGTACACTCACCCAAGGTTTCCAGAACGAAAACCAATTCAATGGCGAAATAGGAAAGTATGACGTTAAGGGGGTAGAATTCCTGATCAACCAAAAAACGGATACCTACAGTATATGGGGTAGTTATACCTACAACCTCAACAATTACAATTTTCCGGATTTCGAACCGAGCGAGTTCCCCAATAATTTCGATATTCGGCATACGGCCACCGTTGCCGGTACCTACACCGCCGGAAACCTTCGGCTCGGTATTGGTCTCAACTATCGTTCCGGCAAGCCTTTTACCGAGCCGGATGCCGAAAATGCTTTGAATACCGACGTTTTCCCATTTCGCATCAACTTCGAAGAGCCCAATAGCAGTAAACTGCCCGAATACCTGCGAGCCGATGCATCGGCCATTTACGATTTTACCATGAGTCCAACGATAGATGCCACCGTCGGATTATCGATTCTGAACTTTACCAATCGTAAAAATACGCTGAACACCTATTACCAATTGGGACCGGACGATACCATAGAGCGCGTTGAAAACGTATCGCTAGGGCTTACGCCCAATATGAGTTTTAGGGTGCGGTTTTGATAGGAGCGTCACCATCCTCTAGAAAATCGAAATTCAGCATACGTTTTATAATATGGTAAAGCTCCGGGAAATCAGCTTTGAACACATCTGGCGTTTCGATAAAATTCTCCACTGCAACCGAAAAGAATTCCTGCAAATTCGTCATACCATAGGCTCGAAAATAATCGGAATTTTCCATTTTAGTTGAAAAATCGGGACTTGCCAATAGCTTTTTAATCCGTTTTAATCCGTTTCGAAAGCGAATTCCTTCCCAAAAGGGTTGTTTTATCAAATGAAAACTGAGCGCATGGGCAAATTCGTGAACAACAAGATTCCTATTGTCATCGGCAATTTCAAACCCTTTCCACAATCGATCGGAAGAAACGATAACCCGCTTAAGCCCTAGATTGTATTCCCCCACATGATATTGTCGTCTTATACGGGAATAATACTGAGTCGGATAAATCACGATTTCGACCAACGAGGTCATCATTCGGTAGCCCGATATGCCAAGGGTCATCAAAGCAAGGCTTCCGCTTAGGAGGAGTTTCACATCTTCCTGATAGTCGATTTCACCTTGAAATTTGAAGGTCTTGGCCATACGGTACCAGACCGTACGTTTTTCAAAACGCTCTTTGACGGGAGCTGACATTTGCCCGTAAATCGGCAGCCATTTTAGAAGTATTCGTTTCTCGCTTTCGGAGAGTGTCACGGGTTTTCTGAAGGGGTTCCATTTATAGAGATCCATCGCATACCGAACCAGATAAACGACGCAAGCCAAGGCATACGCAATCCACAGCCACCGGAAAATTTCTACTGAAAAAAGGGCGACGTTCAAAATAATGGGTTCAAGTTTTTGTTACATACGGTCTGGAACAGCTATACCCAACAATCGCAAAGCCGATTGTATTACATCGGCAACCTTTTTGGTCAATTGCACCCGGAACACTCTTTGCCGTTCGTCGGCCTCGCCTAATATAGAGACCTGCTGGTAAAACGAATTGAACTCTTTTACCAGATCGTAGGTATAGTTAGCGATCAAGGCAGGACTATAATTTGTTGCTGCCAGCTGTATGGTATCGGGAAAAAATTGTAGTTGCTTGATCAGCTCCTTTTCCTTGGGATGTAGTGCTTCGACCGCGTTTAGCGTTGTGTTTATATCAAAATCGGCTTTTCTTAGTATGGACTGAATACGGGCATACGTATATTGAATAAATGGACCCGTATTCCCTTGAAAATCTACCGATTCTTTCGGATCGAATAATATTCGTTTCTTGGGGTCTACCTTGAGAATATAGTACTTGAGCGCCCCAAGCCCAATCATCTTGTATAAATCATTTTTCTCGGTATCGGAGTAGCCTTCCAATTTGCCCAATTCCTCCGAAATCTTGGCGGCCGTTCGCGTCATCTCATCCATAAGATCATCGGCATCGACAACAGTACCTTCGCGGCTCTTCATTTTACCACTTGGGAGGTCTACCATCCCATAGCTCAAATGGTGCAATTGGTCTGCCCAGGAAAAACCTAGTTTTTTAAGGATCAAGAATAACACTTTAAAGTGATAATCCTGCTCGTTGCCCACGGTATAGACCATGCCATTGATATCGGGATGATCCTTTACGCGCTGTATCGCCGTACCGATGTCCTGAGTCATATAGACCGCCGTACCATCGGAGCGGAGTACTATTTTTTCATCGAGTCCTTCATCGGTGAGGTCTATCCACACGCTGCCATCCTCCTTTTTAAAGAACACCCCTTTTTGGAGTCCGTCTGCAACCACATCCTTTCCTAAAAGATAGGTATCGCTTTCGTAATAGAGCGTATCAAAATCGACACCCAGATTTTTATAGGTCACCTCGAAACCATTATAGACCCACCCGTTCATTTTTTTCCAAAGGGAAACTACTTCTTTATCGCCTGCTTCCCATTTAAGAAGCATTTTCTGAGCTTCATTTAAAATTTGAATATGAGGTGTGAATTTTTCATCCAGAAGTTCTCTGACTTTCCGTATTTCCTTATCAGTGGAATTGTCTTCAGTTTTTGTTTTCCCATATAAATTAGAAAATATTGTTAGAAACTTTCTTCTTGAATCCTCTAATAAATCATTGCCAATCTTTTTCTCTAAGAGATAATCCAAATCTTCAGAAAAAGGCATTTTATTACCTTTTTCCAAATTAGAATCGCTTGCATTAAGCTTGAACTTGTAGAAATCTCTAATTGCGGCTCCAAGTGATGAAAAGTACTCATTCTCCACTTGAACATTTTTTATTGCTTCTTTTAAATTATATTCTTCTAGTCTATTTAGTTCTAGTTTCCTAGAGAAATCCTCAATCAATTCTCTAAGCTCCTTTTTAAACTCTTTGTCATATCTTACATAATAATTTCCGACCAACTTATCCCCTTTCAATCCGGTACTCTCTGGGGTCTCCCCATTCCCAAAGCGTTGCCATGCCAACATGCTTTTGCAAATATGAATGCCCCTGTCGTTGATAATTTGGGTTTTATAGACCTTTTTGCCAGCCGCTTTCAGGATTTCGGCAACCGAATAGCCCAGCAGGTTGTTTCGTATATGCCCCAGGTGCAAAGGCTTATTCGTATTTGGGGATGAGTATTCGACCATTACGGCATCCGTAGCAGTTTCCTTTACCAGGCCATAGTCGGCTTCATTTTTAATCCCATTAAAGAAATCGATATAAAAGGCGTCGCTGACCACGAGGTTCAAAAATCCCTTCACCACATTGAAATCGGAAATAGAAGCAACCGACTCTTTTAAAAACGTACCGATTTGCTCCCCGATATGAGCCGGGTTTCCATTTACCACGCGTAACATCGGAAAAACCACCACGGTGATATCGCCTTCAAAGTCTTTCCGTGTAGGTTGAAATTCTACCGACGGTAATTCCGCGTCGAATATAGAACGTACGGCTTCTTTTACTTTAACGTCTAAAACAGTTTGGATGCTCATGGTGTTGCGGTTCTAAGCTTGCAAAACTAAGCATTTTTTAGAGCCTGACATACGTATTATCTCCTTAAGTAGGATACAAGTTTTACACTAAAACCTGAATGAAATAGCTCGAAAATAAGAACTAAACCCTCTTTGTGGGTGCCGATAATTTAATGGATTGCGTTTCTTTCTATCAATTTAAGTAGGAATGGGTTTTCCTTGAACCAAGGAATGGTTAACTTTAGAAAAAACTGCTGGAATAAGAAGATTAAAAACTATGTTGGTAAATGTATCCTATAACAACAGGGAGGTAACACGCAAAATTGACGAAGCGGTCGGTAAACCTTTTAAACTAAAAGAACGCTGGGCCATGAAGGGTATCGGATCCCCAAAATTGTTTATTGCCGAGACGAGTATTGAAATTAGAAACTTATTGATACTCGATAACAATACCGATTCTTGCAATATTGAAATGCGACCCAAAGGCATTATCGTTCGGTTTCGCTCACTACTGGAAACGTTCGCCTTGGTCATTCCCTACTATAAATTGACCATCTATAAGGGCGATTTTGCTATCTACTCCATTTATAGGGACAATCACTTCATCAAGGTAAAATCGGATACCAAGGCCATTCAAAAATACTTCCGGAAATTATTGGACTATAAAGCGGACAATGCGCCAACTTCTATCGAAGATTTGTAGCATTTAATGGAACAACGTTTGCCACGCCCGATGGGCGAAATACAAGACCTAAAACTAACTTCATGAAAATACTCCTCACAGGTGCTAATGGGTACATCGGAATGCGTTTACTACCCCTGCTTTTAGATCTAGGGCATGATGTAATCTGTGCCGTGAGGGACGCAGAACGACTTTCAGTGGATGCGGAGACCCGTTCGCGCATCAGTATTATAGAGATTGACTTTTTAAAGGAGGTGCAAGAAGGAAAAGTTCCCAATGATATTGATGCGGCCTATTTCCTGATTCATTCCATGAGCTCATCTACAAAGGATTTTGATGAGATGGAAGCTACTACGGCCGAAAATTTCAACCGTTATCTTAAGCCGACCAACGTAAAGCAAGTTGTTTATCTGAGCGGCATCATAAATGAGGAAAACCTTTCAAAACATTTGCAGTCGCGAAAAAATGTTGAGAAAATATTGTATGAAGGTCCATTCGCACTTACCGTTCTTAGAGCGGGCATCATCGTAGGCTCCGGGAGTTCATCGTTTGAAATCATACGTGATCTTTGCGAAAAGCTACCTTTTATGATTACACCCAAATGGGTCTTGACCAAGACCCAGCCCATTGCCATTCGCGATGTCATGAGTTTTTTGACGGGAGTACTTGGCAATGAGGAAACCTACGACGACTCATTTGATATCGCTGGGCCCAATGTGCTCAGCTACAAAGAGATGCTACATCAATATGCCGAGGCGAGAGGGTTTAAAAATTGGATTGTTACGGTTCCAATAATGACGCCTAAAATATCGTCGTATTGGTTGTATTTTGTCACTTCGACGTCTTATAAACTAGCCTTGAACTTGGTTGACAGTATGAAAGTAGAGGTTATCGCCAGAGACAAGCGGCTTCAAGAAATTTTGGGAATAACCCCACATACCTATGCCGAGGCCATAGACATGGCCTTCAAAAAAATCGAACAGAACTTGGTCATCAGCAGTTGGAAGGACAGTATGGTCAGTGGGCGTTTTCAACAGGATCTTGAAAAATATATTCAGGTGCCCAAATATGGTGTTTTAAAGGACGTAAAAAAACGTAAGATAGAAGACCCAAAAAGAGTGCTGAAAAATATATGGAGTATTGGCGGCGAACGGGGGTGGTATTATGGCAATTGGCTGTGGAAAATTCGAGGATTCATGGACAAGCTCATTGGCGGCGTGGGTCTGCGTCGCGGTCGCACCCATCCCGACAAAATATATTCCGGTGATGCATTGGATTTTTGGCGGGTCTTGTTGGCGGACAAAAAAAAGAAGCGACTCCTGCTTTTCGCCGAAATGAAATTACCCGGCGAGGCATGGTTAGAATTCCGAATCGACGAGAAAAACGTACTGCACCAAACAGCAACCTTTAGACCACGTGGATTGAGAGGGCGTTTGTATTGGTATAGTATCGTTCCCCTTCATTATTTTATCTTTGGTGGTATGATTCGCGGAATTGCAGAAAGCAAGTAACAACTTGATTTGTAATGGAAAAGTGATTAAGAGACTGTTTGGAAATATCTCGCTTATTTTCTTAGGGCCTCTTTTTGCACCTTATTTCGTTAAAATTTTTGACCGTAGCGCTGCTATGCTCAAAAATTTTGCCTCATAATGCATCAAAAATAGACCATAACAATTCTAACGACATATTTCCAAACAGTCTCTAAGATAATCTGGTACCGAGTTATTTGGTTCTTTGCTGGATACGTCTTATCAAAACGGCAATTTACCAACCCGATAACTAAAATTGCTTAAACAGTTGTAGAATCTCATCTTGACAACCATCAAGGGCCATTTAATTTAGCATTTTATCCAACTTATATAATGAAATATACGGTCAAAATATTTCTATTAGCTATTAATCTGGTCATTTTCGGCGAAATGCTTCCCGCCCAACAAAGCGAAATAAGCAACCAGGACTATGGATTTCAGATTACCATGTTGGGCATTCCCAAATCGGCTCCTGATGGTTATGAATCCGTAAAAACCGTGGCGCTCGACAAGCCATTGTATCCGGATAAGGCGTATGAAGTCGGTTTTTGGATTTTTGGCCCCCAACTGGCCGATCGTGGCTATTCCTATCCGATACAGGTGTTCCCTTCCAATTTTATGGGCCCAGTCAATAGCGACATTTTTAATTTAGTCGAGGCCCACGAGATTATGCCCAAGCTTGAAGTAAATCCGCCGCCGAGATATACCAGTAGGGGGTACCATACTTTTACGATTCGTCCCGATACCTTGTATCAAAATGTGACAGTTGCCCTGAAAGTAAATGCCTGGGACCGCCCTCCTATTAACATCCGGGAAGACATAACGGTCACCGGCGTTTTTGTGGCTGTTGTTCCCGAAAAATCAAATGATGACAATTCCCTAGCGCAAAAGCAATCCATAGATACATTAAAAAGAGTTCTTCCCGAGCAAATGGCGGAACGTATTTTGATCGACAGCAAAAAGAGTTATACGGTGACCGAAAGTGAGGTATCCATCGGACTTTATGACCATCGGAATATCGATAAGGATAAGGTAACCATTTACCTCAATGCCGAAATTTTAATCGAAGACTATGAACTGAAGCGAAAAAAGAAATTCTTTAAAGCGGGATTAAAACCAGGTATCAATACCATTACGCTACATGCAGAAAATCTCGGCGAGGTTTCACCGAACACGGCGGCTATCATCGTTAAAACGAAATCTAAGGAATTGACGGCAATTTTGGAATCGGACCTTGGTACTAGCCAGTATTTTACGCTTGTTTATAAGCCAAACTAGATATGCAAAGCTATTGCTCTTTGGGCAAAAAGACCTCAGCCATCATACAACGGGCACTACCACCACCACAGGTCTCGATGGTGTCCAATGGACTATGGATAATAGCGCAGTACTTTTTAATGGCGCTGATTTGATCTTCCCGCAAGCTATTATAAGCGGCAGAACTCATCACCATAAATCGCTTTTCATCGGCGCCAATGACCTGAAGCATATTTCCAGCAAAAGAATGCATTTGGGCCTCGGTTATGGCTATGATTTCCTTACCATCTTTTTTTAGATGGTCGAGTACATTTTTTCGTTCCTCTTTATCATCAATGGTATCCAAACAGATTACCACAAAATTCTCGGCCATCGCCATCATCACATTGGTATGATAGATGGGCTTTCGTTCTCCCGCTACCGTTTGGTTCGCAGTAAAAACAACGGGAAAGCAATCAAAGTCTTCACAAAACTCGATAAACAGTTCTTCATCTGCCCTTTCGCTAAGCGCACAGTACGCCTTTTGATGCACTCGATCCTTTAAAATACTTCCGGTGCCTTCCAAGAAAATGCCTTCTTCCTCCGCCGAGGTATAGTCAATGATATCGGTTATCTGAAATCCCTTGTCCTCGAGAATGGTAAAAATATCCTCGCGACGCTCTCTTCTTCGATTTTCGGCGAACATCGGATAGACGGCCACCGTACCGCTGCTATGAAAGGAAACCCAATTGTTGGGAAAAATAGAATCAGGGGTATCCGTCTCTTTTTTATCGTCAACAACCAGTACATTTACGCCATTCGAACGCAGCACACTAACAAAATCGTCAAATTCCTGTTGTGCTTTTTTATTGATTTCAGAATTTCTAAGCTCCAGATCTTCTTGAAAATAATTGTTGACCGCGGTCTCTTCGTTTTTACGAAAAGCAACAGGGCGTACCATCAGAATCGTATTCGTAACTTGTGTTTTCATCCTATTTTACTGTATTTGGGACATTTATGCTCTTACCAATGGTAAGGTACTGCATCGCAACAGCCCTTCTTGTTTCGAGATTTCGGCATATGGAATTTCCTCGACAACAAAACCCTGGTCACGCAACCAATTGTTCAGTCTTGTAAAATTTTGCTCTGAAACCACCACGTCCGGGGAAATGGAAAATACATTACTGAACATGTTATACATTTCATCCGCAGTAATTTCAAAAATATTATCCGCTCCGAAAAAATCGACCAACCATTGGTATTCCTCCTCGACCAAGAAACCGTTCTTATGTAAGATAGCCTTTCCTTTGCCCAATGGCTGAAAGCAGCAATCTAAATGCAGCGCATTCTCTTTTGCATTGGTCGATTTCCGCAACTCGAACGATTTGACTTTTTTATTCGGGAATTGTTTTCTTAAAAAAGTTACAGCGGCATCATTTGTGCGTGCGGTAATGTGGGAAGGATAATCCTCTGCCGTATAGGTTCCAACGAAGATATAATCGTACCAAGGCATTACATCCCCGCCCTCAACATGTACCTCCTCGGGCGCATGGATGATATCTTCTGGATCTATATATTCCAATACGTGCAATATGGCCTCGATTTCTTTTTCCCTATCCGGAAGGATATTGGCCAAAATCAATTTGTCCTGTATGACGAAAGCAATGTCCCTCGAAAAAATCTGATTGCAATCTTCAATTACCTCAGGACGGAATACCTTTACCCCGTATTTTTTGAATACGGCGGCAAAGGCGTCCATTTCTTTGATCATATCTTCTTCCTTCGGATAGGTACCCGCCAGAATATGCTCCAAAGATTTTGGATCGTATGACTCATCAGGTTGTGGTACAGGGCCACAGCTTTCTGCTGTCCCTAGAACCACTGTTTTAAGAGGGGAAATTTCGTCATTCACATTCAACTTCAACATGCCGTAAATTTTTAATAATTCTCTTTTATACCTTCAAAGATAATTCGCAATTTCAGGGTACGAAAAAAGCCCTTCTAAAATTTTAAAAGAGCTTCATTGTTTTTATTTAAAGGTAGCAATCTACCTCGATTCGAGGTCAACAAAAGACCTGTGTGTTTCTCCGATATATAATTGTCTCGGACGACCGATAGGTTCGTTGCGCAAACGCATTTCCCTCCATTGGGCAATCCATCCCGGCAGCCTACCCAAGGCGAACATTACCGTGAACATTTCAGTAGGAATACCCAAAGCCCTGTAGATAATGCCCGAGTAAAAATCTACGTTCGGATACAACTTTCGATCAATGAAATATTGGTCTTCCAAAGCTTCTTTTGCCAAGCCTTTGGCAATTTCCAATATAGGATCTTCAATACCCAAATCGGCCAGGACTTCATCCGCCGCTTTTTTGATGATTTTTGCCCGAGGGTCGAAATTCTTGTACACACGATGTCCGAAGCCCATTAGGCGAAACGGGTCGCTCTTATCTTTGGCTTTCGCCATATATTTTTTGGTGTCGCCGCCATCGGCCTCTATCGCTTCCAACATTTCGAGTACTGCTTGATTCGCACCACCATGCAACGGCCCCCACAGGGCAGAAATTCCAGCTGACAGAGATGCGAACAATCCGGCGTGCGAGGATCCTACGATACGCACTGTGGACGTAGAACAATTTTGTTCGTGATCGGCATGCAAAATCAATAACTTATCAAGTGCTTCGATGACGATTTTATTCAAGACATATTCCTTGGAGGGCTTTTTGAACATCATCTTATGAATGTTCTCTACATAACCCAAGCTATCGTCGCCATAATCCAATGGTAGGCCTTTTTGCTTTCGCATGGTCCAAGCTACAAGAACAGGGAATTTTGCCAATATGCGCACTATCGCCCCGTACATCTCGTCTTTGGAGGTAACGTTCACCGATATCGGGTTAAAGGCGATCAGGGCACTGGTCAAGGAGGAGAGCACACCCATCGGATGGGCCGATTTCGGAAAAGCGTCCAAAATCTTCTTCATCTCTTCATCTACGTGGGATTCGTTCTTAATATCGATATGAAACGCCGAGAGCTGTTCTTTATTTGGCAAATCCCCAAAAATCAATAAATAGCACACTTCTAGGAAATCGGCCTTTTCCGCCAATTCCTCGATGCTATACCCACGATATCTCAAAATACCCTTTTCACCGTCTAAAAAAGTAATTGCACTTTCACAGGAACCTGTGTTTTTATAACCGGGGTCAATTGTCGTAAGCCCTCCCGTTGCGGAGCGTAGGGTTTTAATATCAATAGCGAGCTCGTTTTCAGTACCTTCAATTACCGGGAAATCGTATTTCTGACCTTTATATTCTAGGGTTGCTTTGTCTGACATTCGTATTTTTTACTTAAAATTAGGGTGAATGGTAAATTTAATCAAAAGGCGGCATTTTACCAATGCCTTCTCCTATTAGTTTTTGCTTAGAAGCTATGCTATTGCAGGAAATAGGGACTATAACAAATACAGTTTTTCGTAATACCCGTCAACGGATTTGCCCCAAGTAAAGCGTGCTTTCTTTGCGTTCGATTGGATTTTTTTCCATGCAGCCTTATCCTTTTCCCAAAGGGTCAAGGCCTCGTCGAACCGCTTGATCATACTTTTGATTTGGGCATTATAGGTTTTTCCTTCGAATGCAAAACCGGTTTTCATATGTGTCACCGTATCTTTCAATCCGCCGGTATGGTGAACCAAGCACGGATTTCCGTTGCGCATAGCGAGCATTTGACTTATGCCACAAGGTTCGAAGAGACTTGGCATAAAATACAGATCGGTCTCCAGATACATCGAGTCGATCAAATCTTCGGATTGACCGTTCGTAAATATGAAATTCTTATGCTTATAGCTCATGTCGCGAAACAATTGCTCGTAGTCGGGATCACCAGTACCTAAAAGCATGAAGATGCCATCGATTTTCTCCAGCCTTTTCAACATTTTCTCGAATGCCTCGGGCGAGCGTTTAAAAAAGTAGAACTTTTGTTCGGTGAGCCTAGCCACACTTGAAACGATAAATTTAGGCCGCTCGGTTACGAATTCCATTATTTTTTCACCGGTATGGGCCAAGAAATCGGCCTTGTACTTTTTCGATTCGTCCTGTAGCCACCTAAAGAGCGCTTTAACGGTATTTCTGTAGAGCAGCCCTTTCTCCGCCTCTCTGATATTATTATAGTTAGAAGCATTCAGAATACCATGCAACCTGCCCTCGTCATTTGCCTTTTGCAAATCTTTCTCCAAACTTTCCCCTCCAACGAATTCAGGTCTTCTACTTGGCATCATCACATCCTCCTTATAGGAAGGGGATACCGTATGAACGGCATCGGCCAACCGTATTCCTACGGCCATAAGGTTGATACAATCCTGATAGCGCCAATCCATCAATTCTTCATGCTTCAACTGAATTTCGGGAAACCAATTGTGCACAGAGGCGAAATTGTCGTAAAATGGTCGTATACCTTGTATAGCGAGATTATGAATGCTGTAGACATAACGCATCTTCTTTAGACTGCTATAGGCCGGGTGGTAGGTCTTGAGAAATAGCACGGCACTAGAATGCCAATCGTGCATATGTACCACATCCAATTCGCCGAATGCACCCATTTTTATGGCTTCGGCAACAGCGGTACAAAAAATCATAAATTTCACAAAATCGTTGAAGAAAGGTTCGGTAGGATCATCGTGATAAATATGCGCAATCCCCCCTTCTTCGATTTCGGGATGGTGTATGACATAATGGGTAAGGTTATCGAATTCCTTTTTCGGTGTTACCTCGTAAAGCTCTGCCGTATAACTCGTGCCACGCAGTTGAAATTTCAAGCTCGTTTTAAAGACCCCATCTTTGTGAAGTCTCGAATAAGACGGAACTACGACGTGTACTTTATCGCCCCTTCTGGATATCTCCCGTGGCACGTCTCTAACGACATCCCCCATACCTCCAGCCTTACAATCTGCAATGCCATCATTTTCAGCTGCAACAAAAAGAAAATTACTCATAAAAAATCGGTTAGTTTAAGTGGAACGAAAAAGGTAAGTAAACTTTATCAAGACGCCAAAAAAAAGCCTTTCTAACTAAAGAAAGGCTATAAAAAAGACCATAAAATTATCTATCAAGCAAGTTTGAACGCTTTTTCCTTAGGATAGTACGCCATTTCCCCCAGTTCCTCTTCGATACGCAACAACTGGTTATACTTTGCCATACGATCGGATCGAGAGGCAGAACCCGTTTTTATCTGTCCCGTATTCAAGGCAACCGCTAAATCGGCGATTGTGTTATCTTCCGTTTCGCCCGAACGATGCGACATTACCGAAGTGTAGCCAGCGTTCTTGGCCATATTCACTGCCGCGATGGTCTCCGTCAATGTTCCAATTTGATTCACTTTGATCAATATGGAGTTAGCGATGCCTTTTTCGATTCCTTTCGAAAGCCGCTCTACGTTGGTCACGAAAAGATCATCCCCTACCAATTGCACGGTATCCCCGATTTTTTCGGTCAATGATTTCCAACCGTCCCAATCGTTTTCATCCATTCCG
Protein-coding regions in this window:
- a CDS encoding zinc-dependent peptidase; translated protein: MNVALFSVEIFRWLWIAYALACVVYLVRYAMDLYKWNPFRKPVTLSESEKRILLKWLPIYGQMSAPVKERFEKRTVWYRMAKTFKFQGEIDYQEDVKLLLSGSLALMTLGISGYRMMTSLVEIVIYPTQYYSRIRRQYHVGEYNLGLKRVIVSSDRLWKGFEIADDNRNLVVHEFAHALSFHLIKQPFWEGIRFRNGLKRIKKLLASPDFSTKMENSDYFRAYGMTNLQEFFSVAVENFIETPDVFKADFPELYHIIKRMLNFDFLEDGDAPIKTAP
- a CDS encoding carboxypeptidase-like regulatory domain-containing protein, with amino-acid sequence MPKTPHKRVSVFYCLLFFLMPFLGTAQETLTYTSLNTLIRTLEQDYEVKFSYVDADLANIRVPTTDATTLSEILTRIEQLTQLRIKKLNDRYYAITKSDKIAICGYVFDNFEENTVMGASVEVLDSDMAVVTDMTGRFAIDNVPRDATLRIKYIGYKTRFIKAEELLGRLECQTIVLAQFYQQLREVVVYEFLTAGLTKQSDASIELDIEKFGILPGSIEPDVLQTVQALPGIESIDETVSDINIRGGSNDQNLLLWDGIKMYQSGHFFGLISAFNPYLTEKVTLVKNGTSSQYGDGVSGLIDMRTKDQLGIPFFGGAGFNLISGDAYGQLPLSEKLAIQFSARRSLTDFFDTPTFNRFFKRIFENDRIVNNSRPEDTQRDQTFLFYDFTGKLLYDINDKQKLRFSVININNQLDYSEEDMDSGERSKSDLNQFNFSVGLRLQSKWSDRFTSSLNAYYTNYNLDSRSISSDARQQLLQNNEVDEKSVKLNTSFSLVTQLDWRNGIQVSETKVTNATNVTLPPFASVQEGTVIAQSFFSELAYTSDDNRLIAKAGVRLNNYRNPDNFTKFITEPRLNLNYTFAKNWKAIVLGEFKSQATNQVIDLEQNFLGIEKRRWVISDGTSLPVTRSKQGSLGINYDRKTLYIGLEGFYKEVKDISTLTQGFQNENQFNGEIGKYDVKGVEFLINQKTDTYSIWGSYTYNLNNYNFPDFEPSEFPNNFDIRHTATVAGTYTAGNLRLGIGLNYRSGKPFTEPDAENALNTDVFPFRINFEEPNSSKLPEYLRADASAIYDFTMSPTIDATVGLSILNFTNRKNTLNTYYQLGPDDTIERVENVSLGLTPNMSFRVRF
- a CDS encoding SDR family oxidoreductase, which gives rise to MKILLTGANGYIGMRLLPLLLDLGHDVICAVRDAERLSVDAETRSRISIIEIDFLKEVQEGKVPNDIDAAYFLIHSMSSSTKDFDEMEATTAENFNRYLKPTNVKQVVYLSGIINEENLSKHLQSRKNVEKILYEGPFALTVLRAGIIVGSGSSSFEIIRDLCEKLPFMITPKWVLTKTQPIAIRDVMSFLTGVLGNEETYDDSFDIAGPNVLSYKEMLHQYAEARGFKNWIVTVPIMTPKISSYWLYFVTSTSYKLALNLVDSMKVEVIARDKRLQEILGITPHTYAEAIDMAFKKIEQNLVISSWKDSMVSGRFQQDLEKYIQVPKYGVLKDVKKRKIEDPKRVLKNIWSIGGERGWYYGNWLWKIRGFMDKLIGGVGLRRGRTHPDKIYSGDALDFWRVLLADKKKKRLLLFAEMKLPGEAWLEFRIDEKNVLHQTATFRPRGLRGRLYWYSIVPLHYFIFGGMIRGIAESK
- a CDS encoding dimethylarginine dimethylaminohydrolase family protein, coding for MLKLNVNDEISPLKTVVLGTAESCGPVPQPDESYDPKSLEHILAGTYPKEEDMIKEMDAFAAVFKKYGVKVFRPEVIEDCNQIFSRDIAFVIQDKLILANILPDREKEIEAILHVLEYIDPEDIIHAPEEVHVEGGDVMPWYDYIFVGTYTAEDYPSHITARTNDAAVTFLRKQFPNKKVKSFELRKSTNAKENALHLDCCFQPLGKGKAILHKNGFLVEEEYQWLVDFFGADNIFEITADEMYNMFSNVFSISPDVVVSEQNFTRLNNWLRDQGFVVEEIPYAEISKQEGLLRCSTLPLVRA
- the ctlX gene encoding citrulline utilization hydrolase CtlX, which encodes MKTQVTNTILMVRPVAFRKNEETAVNNYFQEDLELRNSEINKKAQQEFDDFVSVLRSNGVNVLVVDDKKETDTPDSIFPNNWVSFHSSGTVAVYPMFAENRRRERREDIFTILEDKGFQITDIIDYTSAEEEGIFLEGTGSILKDRVHQKAYCALSERADEELFIEFCEDFDCFPVVFTANQTVAGERKPIYHTNVMMAMAENFVVICLDTIDDKEERKNVLDHLKKDGKEIIAITEAQMHSFAGNMLQVIGADEKRFMVMSSAAYNSLREDQISAIKKYCAIIHSPLDTIETCGGGSARCMMAEVFLPKEQ